The following nucleotide sequence is from Diospyros lotus cultivar Yz01 chromosome 3, ASM1463336v1, whole genome shotgun sequence.
taTGAGATAAGacattatatacacacatgacataacattatgtacccttacttaaatgattcatcatctaacttgggttttgtccctggaatattcaaacgttccaagtggagattgtagcagatacaaggataaatgaggcatgacatggcacttagcagagtgcaagaagagtgaaatgtatgttatgtagcccatgtatttaagttctgctactttaagttctaaacgttttgaggaatgttgaagatgtaagaatttatttatgattaatgttaagatatcaggtttcgatctttgcttcctgcatttgatgtgtataatgattatcTTTCGGGAtaaatgtatgggaattctgtggcggattcgaggaatgatgtggtttagctttagtatttgaaagaaaaaaaaaaaattattgttgcggaattgtcccaatttataacgcgctcggaaaaacggggcgttacactacACTTCTAGCAAAAAGTCTCGTCGGTGCCAGATATCTCCATCCCATCCTACTAAAACACCCAATGCCAACTTGCATGTCAAGAAACccattttttttcccctttatATAAGCCAGTCTGCTCATAAaccaaggtatgttcttttAAACCCATTAACACTATCAATTAAATCTCTTACTCATTTCTCCATTGGAGTGCTTGTAGGTGTCGCCACCCCCCATCCACTCTGGTCACCAGAACCAACTCTGGCGTTACTAGAATCTCCTCGCGCGGCAACCTTTTGGACTAAAAAGAACACCAACCAAATtgaattttcacaaaaatcgTTCGATTGATTCATTTATTTCGATTAGACTAAAGTTTTGTACCCTAACTCATACCCAACAGACTGCCACACTCAATAAGTTTATAAACAAATTAGGTAAATTCTactttatttttgagatttgaCTTTAAGTAGATATGGTATGTccatgttttaaaaattatcattgtcaccaataattttataaaatttatattttatatcaccatttttttcatattttggttgAAGATCAATTTAGCGtaatttttgtgacaaaaactAGAGTTAATTATGACTATATATAGATTACTTGATTGTTCGTTATGTAGACTTGAGCAGGTGTTGGGGGATGGCCATAGGCATCCCAAGAGTAATggttagggatggcaattgtaaCTGATATCGTGGGAAACTGAATCGGTCAACGcgattaaaaatcgtttgactgggtaatggtttgatttagggaaaaatcgaacactgtttcaatagGTATGgtttgattataattttcactaaatccaaaccaaaactAAAATCGAATGTGTAGGTAATCGaaccaaatatacatatatataatatatatttatttatttaatatattatatatacacataatatatattgactaatgtatttttttacaagtattttaactaatgcattacaaatatataaaatatttaacatttataaagtaattaacaaataaaaattaaacctaatattaaattattttatttttatcaatcaaataattattaataaaaataacgaattaaatatttttaaaaaataaaacatggcGGGGGATGCCCCGCCTTCCTTATTTCCCTAGGGCAAAGGAGCCAAATCCCCAATATTTCAAATTTCCAGCATCGGCTCACTCTCTGCTTCGTCCTTGTTGCGATATTAGCCCATCGGTGCCGCCACCTCAACGTCGTCGTCGCCTACTAAATTGGATTCTTACAGTTGTCCTTTCCGTGCATGTGTCCATTGTCCAGCTCATCGTTATTGCCTCCTCCTCCACGTCACCGTTTCCAACCTATCATCATTGTCGCCTCGTCGTCGTCTCTTGAACGTCGTCGTCTCTAGCCTTTTGCCGTCGTCTCCTCAACATCCCCACCTCCAGCCCAtcgtcgccgccgccgcctcttCAACGTCGTTGTCTCCAGACTCCAGCCCATCGTCTCCGCTGTCTTGCCACCACCTCctcaattgtaggtttggagatgtgattttctatccaagaagtttgaagttaatttgtaactttatgtaagaaaaaaataactttattagagtttgtctttgtttgttgtatagttatcaaaattttttatgaatgctatttgcaacaatttatctttgtttgttggtatggatcaaactaaaaaaattatgattaaaattgAAACCGAAttgtttggttatgatttttaatttttaaaaccaaagagtaatggtttggttttgattttagtaatttaagtttggttttgttataattttagcaaaaattgaaacaaaatcgAACCATTGCCAATCCTAGCGATGGGCACCAATGGggttgtcaattttttttttaataaattttttcaaaaaacttatatatgagttaattattttttataacaaatgaaaatgaaaaaaaacgAAATGGAAgataatttctatttatttctgaGAAGATAAATTGAAAAGTAATAGAATTATgtgaaaataatatatgaaccaatttatttttatccaatcTCTCCTATTTTGAAAGAGACAACAAAaatattcatttgaatgaaaaaaaaatagtttcactaaatctatttttattttattattaattaatcttataaataaaaaatgttttaatctaattttattattttttatccttcCAAACACGACATAAGAGATTATAAATTTACTCAGAACCTGTttattgtttttgaaattaatttaaccaaTTATCAATATGAACGGGTCCCACTATCTGTAGCAGAGAAATGACGTGGCTATCTCACCGTCCACTCGGTGCCATTACCACTTGATCGGGATTCTGGAAGGAGCGGGGAGCGTGCTAGCCACACGGTCCAGGCCAAAATATACACGCTATTCACAAGTCTCAACCATTTCTCTCAGCACACCGTCCAGTTTTTTCCAGCGATAGAGAGAGGGTTTGATCATGGCGTCGCTAGTGAGCATGGTAGGTGCCGGCTTCTCTTACGGCGGATTGGCGCTGAAGCCAAGCAGAGCAGGCGGCGGAGCGGGCCAACGGCGCCCGGCGGTGGCGGCCGTGGTGAGAGCTGAGGCTGGTAATGGCGCTATTAACCCGGCAATCAGGAAGACGGAAGAGAAAGTCGTCGATGTTGTTCCTCTATCCGAACTTGCCAAGCCCCAAACCGCTTACTGCAGGTTAATTTCTTTCCTATACATTTGGTCGCTTTGTGAACGTCTCTAAAGTACAGCAATATGCTTGGCAATGAAAGAGAGTTAACGGTTCCAATTGCATCAATTGCAATTCTTCTTTCCCCAATTCGTACTAGTTGAGAGAAAAGAGTATTCAGGAACTAGAGGTGAGTTGATCAGATTTTACCTATGTTAACCCTAGTAAAGAAGATGTTTGAAAACAAATATTCAAACAAGTTATCAGATCCATGGAGGAACTGTTTTTTTGTGTGGAAGCTTGATGAAAACAAGCGGTATGGCTGAATAGTGAGGATTAGTTAAGCTCTTTGAATCATGCCCTGGTTCAAGACATCTATCATTTAATCTTATTTCTGTGTTCTGAGTCTTCTGACCTACTATTCCAAGGAAGTAGGAAAAGTTATTCAATTATCTCGTTACCTGCCCATTGTCTAGAAACGTTTGGCTGTTAATTTCAATTTGACCTTTTAATTGATATACTGCGCCCCCCCACCcagctttcttttttttttttatccgttattaattatacaaactgcTAGCACAAAATGTTCTTTAAGCGGATGCCGTGCTGTTATTTAAAAAAGAGTCTGATCTATGCCAGTTCTATCCACATTGTACACAGCAACATTAGGGCCTCGCTAACTAGTAGTATTGTATTTTGCAAgatattttagtttttctttcatttatttgtttcttgATGAATTTTAGCATTGTAGTTCGAATGGATTCCGTctgtttttcaataaataaagcTAAGTGGATTTGTGGGTGAAGGTGTTGGAGGTCTGCTACATTCCCTCTGTGCGATGGAAGCCATGTGAAGCACAATAAAGCTACCGGAGATAATGTTGGACCTTTACTCTTGAAGAAGGAGAAGCAATGAGGGTGTTTTGGTTCTGTTCATTTCTATATTCCTTAAACTTCGAACTCGTGAATGAAATGATCTTCTAGTGAGTATGTCGTGTCCAGAGTGTTTCTAGTACTTCTATGGATTGTTTGGTCTGGGTGCTCAATATCTCTCACTAAGCCAaacacttttttcttttctatttttgtatccCCTCCATGTGTGAAGGTCTAGTGCAATTTTTGTTGTTACGTGAATAAAAATCTTTGCACATCAGCACAGCTCCTTTCCTAAGAAGGGTTTCTTGAGGCAATACTGTTATCACTTGATACGTTTGTTGTTCATATAGTTAAATAGTTTTTGCTTGAAAGGTTAGACCTTGTCGCCCAGCTGATT
It contains:
- the LOC127797316 gene encoding CDGSH iron-sulfur domain-containing protein NEET — translated: MASLVSMVGAGFSYGGLALKPSRAGGGAGQRRPAVAAVVRAEAGNGAINPAIRKTEEKVVDVVPLSELAKPQTAYCRCWRSATFPLCDGSHVKHNKATGDNVGPLLLKKEKQ